From the genome of Vibrio spartinae:
AAGATTTCTCCAATCACATTCAACAGCGGTTGGATCACTTTTTTAATTGCCACACCCGCGGTTTTCACTGCCCGGTAGGTCGCATAAGCAACTCCCGTCGCCGGTGTAGCAATAAAGGTCACGATGACACCACCGAGTAACCCTAACAACACGCCGGCCAGCGCATTGCCACCCATTTCAGCCAGTTTATTCAACATCCCCGCCAGCGGCACCATCGAGATATAAGCCATCATCGCCCGGACGAACAAATATAATGCGGCTTCATCCGAGGCAAATAACAACGCTTTTTCCAGCATATCCGGCGCACTGCTGGCAGCATTCTTAATCGCGTCAATAATATCAGAAGCACCATCAACCATATCCTTCAGCGCTTTTTTGGGATCTTTAAGCATGTCATAAATTTCACCAATCCCATCCCACAGCTCTTTTAAGGCTTTCCAGATCCCGTCAGCAAAATGGCGGATCACCGATAAAACCGACTGCGCTGCGGTATTGGTAAAATAGCTGTCCCATTCCGGCTTGAACGTCTTCCACTTGCCGTTCAGCCAGCTCACCAAATCTCCGCTCAGCTCATCATAATGGGAAAACAGCGAGTCCATCTCTGCCGGGGTCGGTTTGTTATTGATCACCACTTCATAGTATTTACCCGGGGTCAGGTCGGTGACGGTCGCTTTCCCCTCGGCATCAAGGGTTACCGTTCGGGTTTCACTGCCGTCTTCGGCTTTGATAATCGCATCAATGCCGCCTAACGGCACGTGGTAGATCGATTGAAAGACACTTTGGATTTCCAGATTGCCGCTGAGCGGACAGCTCACCTTGGTGGTATAATTCGCATCATCTTTGCCCACCGTGGTACTCTCGCCACTGACTTTGAGCTGTTTATCCATCGAAAATAGTGACGGTAAATCTTGCCATGCACTAAAAGCATCCGCAGTCTGAAAATAAATTTTCTTGGTCATTTGCCGATAGTCAGTCAACAAATCAGGAAAGCTGTTCAACTGCTGATTGATATAATTATAAAATTGTTGTTGTTCGCTCATCAAAGCATCCCTAGCCGTTGTTGCTCTTGTTCGATTAATTCAATGAAAGCCGCCAGATAACCGTCTTCTTCCCCCTGATAACGCGCCACAAACCGTTCGGTTTTCTGACGTAACACTGGCTCAGGATAGGCGTCATACAAGGCCTGTTGATATTCACTCAGCCCCTGAAGCAGATTGTTGACCAGTACCCCCGGGTCTTCGCTCAGCCCCGCCAGCACAGCCTCCGGTACCGTCCACCACGGGAAGGCGCGCGCCTGAAAATTGGTTTGGCTTATCGGCGCGGGGTTATCGACTCGAGTGAGTGCTTCTTGTGCAGCGACGCGCAGCCAGCATTGGGTCGGGCCCATCAGGGCGATGCGCTGCTCATCGTCACACAGGCTCGCCACATCCAGCGCGAAACGCGGGTCATAGAAGCGGAAGAACACATGCTCACCGGCGGGCAG
Proteins encoded in this window:
- a CDS encoding DUF4123 domain-containing protein, translating into MCDLNQQLTADLNWYVILNETSDGQPQRWFYLNGGEDAQGIWLNTPYAEWREVMPNIARISPEHPFLDWITNESCADWGIVVGAEADFATVQAHFRSLTHVWLPAGEHVFFRFYDPRFALDVASLCDDEQRIALMGPTQCWLRVAAQEALTRVDNPAPISQTNFQARAFPWWTVPEAVLAGLSEDPGVLVNNLLQGLSEYQQALYDAYPEPVLRQKTERFVARYQGEEDGYLAAFIELIEQEQQRLGML